The following are encoded together in the Tursiops truncatus isolate mTurTru1 chromosome 10, mTurTru1.mat.Y, whole genome shotgun sequence genome:
- the LOC101319114 gene encoding actin-related protein 2/3 complex subunit 5-like protein, with product MARNTLSSRFRRVDINEFDENKFVDEQEEAAVAAAEPGPDPSEVDGLLRQGDMLRAFHAALRNSPINTKNQAVKERAQGVVLKVLTNFKSSEIEQAVQSLDRNGIDLLMKYIYKGFEKPTENSSAVLLQWHEKALAVGGLGSIIRVLTARKTV from the coding sequence ATGGCCCGGAACACGCTGTCCTCGCGCTTCCGTCGGGTGGACATCAACGAATTTGACGAGAACAAATTCGTGGACGAACAGGAGGAGGCGGCCGTGGCGGCGGCCGAGCCAGGCCCGGATCCTAGCGAGGTGGACGGGCTCCTGCGGCAAGGGGACATGCTTCGGGCGTTTCATGCAGCCTTGCGGAACTCTCCCATCAACACCAAGAATCAAGCTGTGAAGGAACGGGCCCAGGGCGTGGTGCTGAAAGTGCTTACAAATTTTAAGAGCAGCGAAATTGAGCAGGCTGTGCAGTCACTGGACAGAAATGGCATTGACTTGCTCATGAAGTACATTTATAAAGGGTTTGAGAAGCCCACAGAAAATAGCAGTGCAGTGTTACTCCAGTGGCATGAAAAGGCATTAGCAGTAGGAGGACTAGGCTCCATTATAAGAGTTCTTACAGCAAGaaagactgtttaa